From the genome of Armatimonadota bacterium:
TGTAGCCACCCCTCTTGTCCGTGAATTTCGGGCCCACTTCGTCGAACAGCTTCTTCACCAGGCTCTCGTCCTGGAGGGTTTTGAATGCCTGCCGGCGACTGTGAACGGTATTCGACTTCGTAAGGGTGATGGCCCTTTCAATAAGCGGCTGTGCTTCCTTGGCGCGGGTGACCGTCGTATCGATGTGATCGTACTTCACCATGGAGCGCACTAGCCCATGCAGCAAGGCGATGCGCTGCTCTGTGCGCAAGCCCAATTTGCGTTTGCCCACGTTATGGCGCATGGCTCTACTCTTCCCCTTCTTCTTCGTCCTCGTCCTCGGTGAACACGACGGCTTCTTCGCCTTCGCGCGGAGGTCGGAGGGTTAAGTCCATGGCGGCAAGTTTGTCCTTCACTTCGTTCAGGCTCTTGCGGCCGAAGTTGCGAATATTCATCAACTCCTGCTCGCTTGTCTGCACGAGGTCCTGGACATTGGTAATGCCGGCCTTCTTCAAGCAGTTATAGGTGCGCACGGAGAAATCAAGTTCCTCGATGCGCGCGTCGGGCGCCTTGATGGCGGCCTCCCCCTCGTCCAGCACGGGCGCTCCGCCCCGCAGAATCGCGGCGGCAGCGTCGCCCTGGATGAACAAGGCGGTGTGCTCCATCAATATCTCGGCCGCATCGCTCAGCGCGGTGTCGACCGGGATGGTCCCGTTTGTCCATATCTCAAGCACCAGGCGCTCGAAATTGGTCCTGTTGCCCACGCGGGTGGGGTCCGTGGCGAAGTTAACCTTGCGCACGGGGGTGAAGACCGATCCGAACGGGATGGTGCCGATGATGTTCTTGAATTTTTCCTGCGCTTCCGGCAGTACAAACCCGGTGCCGATCTCAACCGTCAGTTCGATGTTGAGAACAGCGTCTTCTTCGCTGATTTCGGCGATGTAGGCTTCCGGGTTGACGATCGTGACGTCTTCCGGACATTTCACGTCCGCGCCGGTGACTTCGCCCTTGCCGCGCGCTTCGATCCGAAGCACGCGGGGCTCATCCCCCTCGGCCCCGCCTTCAACCTTGATGTTCAAGTCCTTCAGGTTGAGCAGCAGGGCGGTGGTATCTTCCTTCACCCCGGGTATCGTCGAGAACTCGTGAAGTACGCCTTCGATTTTGACGGACGTAACGGC
Proteins encoded in this window:
- the rplQ gene encoding 50S ribosomal protein L17; translation: MRHNVGKRKLGLRTEQRIALLHGLVRSMVKYDHIDTTVTRAKEAQPLIERAITLTKSNTVHSRRQAFKTLQDESLVKKLFDEVGPKFTDKRGGYTRITRIGVRRGDAVVVARLEYAEE
- a CDS encoding DNA-directed RNA polymerase subunit alpha yields the protein MIGEPPRVKRLVESDMYGKFVVEPLATGFGTTIGNALRRVLLSAVPGAAVTSVKIEGVLHEFSTIPGVKEDTTALLLNLKDLNIKVEGGAEGDEPRVLRIEARGKGEVTGADVKCPEDVTIVNPEAYIAEISEEDAVLNIELTVEIGTGFVLPEAQEKFKNIIGTIPFGSVFTPVRKVNFATDPTRVGNRTNFERLVLEIWTNGTIPVDTALSDAAEILMEHTALFIQGDAAAAILRGGAPVLDEGEAAIKAPDARIEELDFSVRTYNCLKKAGITNVQDLVQTSEQELMNIRNFGRKSLNEVKDKLAAMDLTLRPPREGEEAVVFTEDEDEEEGEE